The following coding sequences are from one uncultured Cohaesibacter sp. window:
- a CDS encoding recombinase family protein, with the protein MSEKIEHHHLERKAIVYVRQSSVHQVLHNRESSTLQYAMRDRVSQLGWSHIEVIDDDLGRSASGSAERAGFDRMVAEVCLGKVGAVAAREVSRFARNSRVDLSRFRSAPCAHLGCFSLESQGAFPAES; encoded by the coding sequence ATGTCTGAGAAGATTGAGCATCATCATCTGGAACGTAAAGCAATCGTTTATGTACGCCAGTCCTCAGTTCACCAGGTTCTACACAATAGAGAAAGCAGCACGCTTCAATATGCAATGCGAGACCGTGTCAGCCAATTGGGCTGGTCGCATATAGAAGTGATTGATGACGACCTTGGCCGTTCCGCCTCAGGCAGCGCGGAACGGGCTGGCTTTGATCGCATGGTTGCGGAAGTATGCCTTGGCAAAGTTGGAGCCGTTGCTGCTCGTGAAGTGTCCCGGTTTGCTCGTAATAGCCGGGTGGACCTGTCGCGGTTTCGTTCCGCTCCGTGTGCTCATTTAGGCTGCTTTTCTCTCGAAAGCCAAGGGGCTTTTCCAGCCGAGAGCTGA
- a CDS encoding cold shock domain-containing protein translates to MDQSLDMFEKASIMTIGTVKYYNATKGFGAIIPNNGTKEALVHISDIKLAGLTSLIDGLQLSYDLQRNTCSKRRAVNLQLVD, encoded by the coding sequence GTGGATCAGAGTCTGGACATGTTCGAAAAGGCATCAATCATGACAATTGGTACAGTGAAATACTACAATGCAACGAAGGGTTTCGGCGCTATCATACCGAACAATGGCACCAAAGAAGCTCTCGTTCATATCTCAGACATCAAGCTGGCAGGGCTGACCAGCCTGATTGACGGCTTGCAGCTTTCCTATGACCTGCAAAGAAACACTTGCAGCAAGCGGCGGGCCGTCAACCTCCAACTCGTTGACTAA
- a CDS encoding transcriptional regulator yields the protein MTSIARTKAEARLAAVQKSQKEVISEQEERTLKNRENISRLRALRLAKESVDQTQNAAKSPVRRRQKAR from the coding sequence ATGACCAGTATTGCCAGAACCAAGGCAGAAGCACGGCTTGCCGCTGTTCAGAAGTCTCAAAAGGAGGTTATAAGCGAACAGGAAGAGCGGACCCTTAAAAACCGCGAAAATATCTCGCGTCTTAGGGCGCTGCGGCTCGCCAAAGAAAGCGTAGACCAGACCCAGAATGCTGCAAAAAGCCCTGTGCGAAGACGTCAGAAGGCTCGCTAA
- a CDS encoding cold-shock protein, producing the protein MITGTVKFFNSTKGFGFIAPDDGGKDAFVHISAVERSDIFSLTEGQKISYELEAGRDGKSSAVNLQAAD; encoded by the coding sequence ATGATTACTGGTACAGTCAAGTTTTTCAATTCCACCAAAGGTTTCGGTTTCATTGCTCCTGATGACGGCGGCAAAGATGCTTTCGTTCACATCTCAGCAGTCGAACGCTCTGATATCTTCTCCCTTACCGAAGGCCAGAAGATCTCCTACGAGTTGGAAGCCGGTCGGGATGGAAAAAGCTCTGCAGTCAATCTGCAAGCAGCTGACTGA
- a CDS encoding IS1182 family transposase: MLGPRQVAQAALFYEFSIESHVPSDHLLRKVDHFLDLSEVRSFLAPYYSSQGRPSIDPELMIRMLLVGYIMGIRSERRLCDEVHLNLAYRWFCRLDLADPVPDHSTFSKNRHGRFRDSDLFRHLFELVLTRCIAEGLVGGEALGVDASIVQADAKRLNKVEASDWTPERITRATEEYFETLDDAAFGAATPVKPKVLSPVDPAARFTGAKKAYSIFAYSTNYLVDLDNAVIVDVETTAPIRQAEVNAALDMVDRVEEKFGIYPERFVGDGAYGNAETLGWLVHEKGIEPHVPVLDRSQRFDQTFSRTDFKFDYENDRYICPDGKDLLPSRRQFQTIRPKAKDDEIIRYRAAKADCQSCELKFRCCPNTATRHITRSIHEGARDFARDLADTDAYIASRRARRKVEMLFAHMKKIMGLNRLRLRGPNGAKDEFTLAATAQNLRKMAKLLPTPA; this comes from the coding sequence ATGCTGGGGCCAAGGCAAGTTGCGCAGGCAGCACTCTTTTATGAGTTTTCGATTGAAAGTCACGTTCCTTCTGACCACTTACTCAGGAAGGTCGACCACTTTCTCGATCTGAGTGAGGTCAGATCTTTCCTTGCTCCCTATTACAGCAGCCAGGGCCGCCCTTCGATTGATCCAGAACTGATGATCAGGATGTTGTTGGTCGGCTACATTATGGGCATTCGCTCCGAGCGGCGCCTTTGCGACGAGGTTCATCTGAACTTGGCTTATCGTTGGTTTTGTCGGTTGGATCTGGCGGATCCCGTGCCGGACCATTCAACATTTTCCAAGAACAGACATGGCCGTTTCCGGGATAGCGATCTTTTCCGCCACCTCTTCGAACTGGTGTTGACCCGCTGCATCGCAGAAGGGCTTGTAGGCGGAGAGGCTCTGGGTGTTGATGCGTCTATCGTGCAAGCTGATGCAAAGCGGCTGAACAAAGTTGAAGCATCAGACTGGACGCCAGAACGGATCACGCGGGCAACAGAAGAATACTTCGAGACCCTTGATGATGCCGCTTTCGGCGCGGCAACGCCCGTGAAGCCAAAAGTGCTATCGCCCGTTGATCCAGCAGCACGCTTTACCGGGGCAAAGAAGGCCTATTCGATCTTCGCCTATTCTACCAACTATCTGGTGGACCTCGATAATGCCGTGATTGTTGACGTTGAAACAACCGCGCCGATCCGGCAGGCGGAAGTCAATGCCGCTCTGGATATGGTTGATCGTGTTGAGGAGAAGTTTGGTATATACCCAGAACGCTTCGTCGGTGATGGTGCTTATGGCAATGCCGAAACACTGGGTTGGCTCGTTCATGAAAAAGGTATCGAGCCACATGTTCCAGTCCTCGACAGATCGCAGCGGTTCGACCAAACATTCTCGAGGACCGACTTCAAATTCGACTATGAGAATGACCGATACATTTGCCCTGATGGCAAAGATTTGCTGCCCAGTCGCCGTCAATTCCAGACAATCCGCCCCAAAGCGAAGGACGATGAAATCATCCGGTATCGCGCTGCCAAAGCGGACTGTCAGAGCTGCGAATTGAAGTTCAGATGTTGCCCAAACACTGCCACCCGCCACATCACCAGATCGATCCATGAAGGAGCGCGAGACTTCGCCCGAGATCTGGCAGATACAGATGCCTATATCGCCTCAAGACGCGCAAGGCGAAAAGTAGAGATGCTGTTCGCTCATATGAAGAAGATCATGGGGCTGAATAGACTGCGTCTTCGAGGCCCAAATGGAGCAAAAGACGAGTTCACACTGGCAGCCACAGCGCAAAACCTGCGCAAGATGGCAAAGCTGCTCCCAACTCCGGCATGA
- a CDS encoding transglutaminase family protein, protein MVRLKIQHGTTYSYARKIVLGPHRFSLRPRESPDLKLILFDLEIAPQAKINWSHDVAGNSIAIAEFSSPTDYLSITSCSIVELTAATWPVFDIAPTASRYPFLYSDDDWADLGALLHPQYADPKSLLENWIEGFIMQRPTDTLALLKDISNGIFSQISYKSREAEGTQDPTETLNKASGSCRDFAVLFLEAARTLGFGARIVSGYLYNPDEIYIGSLDAGATHAWVEIYVPGAGWIPFDPTNRTVGSSNLIPVAVGRDIRQITPVTGNFHGTCSDLIDMSVQVTVEKE, encoded by the coding sequence ATGGTACGACTTAAAATTCAACACGGCACGACTTATAGCTATGCAAGGAAAATAGTGCTCGGACCGCATAGATTCTCACTACGCCCCCGAGAGTCACCGGATCTTAAGCTGATCTTGTTCGATCTTGAAATAGCCCCACAAGCAAAAATAAACTGGTCGCATGATGTTGCTGGAAACTCCATTGCAATCGCCGAATTTTCTTCTCCCACTGACTATCTCTCGATTACGAGTTGCTCTATTGTGGAACTCACAGCCGCAACGTGGCCTGTTTTCGATATTGCACCAACGGCCTCCAGATATCCATTTCTATACTCCGACGACGATTGGGCTGATCTTGGAGCTCTTCTTCATCCCCAGTATGCAGACCCGAAAAGCCTGTTAGAAAACTGGATTGAGGGCTTCATAATGCAACGGCCTACAGACACCCTTGCATTACTCAAGGATATTTCAAACGGGATATTCTCCCAAATTTCTTACAAGTCCCGTGAGGCAGAAGGAACACAGGACCCAACCGAAACCTTAAACAAGGCATCAGGTTCATGCCGTGACTTTGCAGTTCTATTTTTGGAAGCCGCTAGAACACTCGGCTTTGGAGCACGTATCGTTTCAGGCTATCTATACAATCCTGACGAGATCTACATTGGATCGCTTGATGCTGGGGCAACTCATGCGTGGGTCGAGATCTATGTTCCTGGAGCTGGCTGGATTCCATTTGACCCGACAAACAGAACCGTTGGATCGAGTAATCTTATTCCCGTTGCGGTAGGGCGCGATATCCGGCAAATTACTCCGGTAACGGGCAATTTTCATGGAACATGCAGTGACTTAATCGATATGTCAGTGCAAGTTACAGTCGAGAAAGAATGA
- a CDS encoding transglutaminase family protein, producing the protein MRMHFGCRFSFSLPAPTPMILLLNVHYSRASDLERPDLLVVDPAIPIEAFRDPFGNWGNRILAPAGSVTVSTDGVIRDSGTPDSINENARQMPVEQLPSEVLTYLLPSRYCESDLLSDFAWQSFGHTPLGWQRVQAVCDYVHNQIRFGYEHSRPTRTALETYQERVGVCRDFTHLAIAFCRSLNIPARYCTGYISDVGQGVVDAPMDFAAWMEVFLGGRWWVFDPRNNDLRFGRVLIARGRDAADVPMAHSFGQHELTDFSVWIDEVSENNSSC; encoded by the coding sequence ATGCGAATGCACTTTGGGTGCCGATTTTCTTTTTCCCTTCCTGCTCCGACTCCGATGATCTTGCTGCTCAACGTGCACTATTCACGAGCCAGCGATCTCGAACGTCCGGATCTTCTAGTTGTTGATCCTGCTATTCCGATCGAGGCATTCAGGGATCCGTTCGGAAACTGGGGCAACCGGATTTTGGCACCCGCAGGCTCGGTTACGGTTTCCACTGATGGCGTCATCAGAGATTCTGGCACTCCGGATTCCATCAATGAAAACGCTCGTCAGATGCCGGTTGAGCAATTACCGAGCGAGGTGCTGACCTATCTTCTGCCCAGCCGATATTGCGAATCTGACCTGCTTTCCGATTTCGCATGGCAGAGCTTTGGCCACACTCCTTTGGGATGGCAGCGAGTTCAGGCCGTTTGCGATTATGTTCATAATCAAATCCGTTTCGGTTATGAACATTCGAGGCCAACCCGGACTGCTCTGGAAACGTATCAAGAGCGAGTTGGCGTATGTCGCGACTTTACCCACCTGGCAATAGCCTTTTGCCGCAGCCTTAATATTCCCGCACGTTACTGCACGGGCTACATTAGCGACGTGGGGCAGGGAGTGGTGGATGCGCCAATGGACTTTGCCGCCTGGATGGAGGTTTTTCTCGGAGGACGTTGGTGGGTGTTCGATCCGCGCAACAACGATCTCCGTTTTGGCCGCGTTCTTATTGCGCGCGGTCGTGATGCGGCTGATGTGCCCATGGCTCACAGTTTCGGACAGCACGAATTGACAGACTTCTCTGTCTGGATAGATGAAGTGTCAGAAAATAATTCCTCATGCTGA
- a CDS encoding IS3 family transposase (programmed frameshift) → MKRTRFSEEQIIGMIKEQESGIPTAEVCRKHGISSASFYKYKAKYGGMDVSDARKLKALEEENAKLKKLLAEQMLDNAVLKDIAFKKMVTPVGKRDAVVHACKEHGVSQRRACAILQVDRSSVRYKSIRDDDADLREAIKTEAAKRRRFGYRRIAIMLSKQGIHMNHKKLRRLYREEKLQVRKRGGRKRAPGTRKPIVVPNWANERWSLDFVSDAFTDGRRFRVLAVIDDFSRECLALVADTSLSGYRVARELDELIRQRGKPKTIVSDNGTEFTSMAILKWCQEKEIHWHYIAPGKPMQNGLVESFNGSFRDECLNETLFSSLAQARHEIKAWKDDYNTERPHSSLGNLTPNEYAAQSALKLAAA, encoded by the exons ATGAAGCGCACGCGATTTTCAGAAGAACAGATCATTGGAATGATCAAGGAACAGGAATCCGGGATTCCAACCGCAGAGGTTTGTCGCAAGCATGGGATCAGCTCTGCATCCTTTTACAAATACAAGGCCAAATATGGTGGCATGGATGTCTCTGATGCTCGTAAGCTGAAGGCACTCGAAGAAGAAAATGCCAAGCTCAAAAAGCTTTTGGCCGAGCAGATGCTAGACAATGCGGTCTTGAAGGATATCGCTT TCAAAAAAATGGTGACGCCTGTCGGCAAGCGAGATGCTGTGGTCCATGCCTGTAAAGAGCATGGTGTGAGCCAGCGGCGGGCGTGTGCCATTCTACAAGTTGATCGGTCCAGTGTGCGCTACAAAAGCATTCGGGATGATGACGCAGATCTTCGAGAAGCAATCAAGACGGAGGCGGCTAAACGCCGCCGCTTTGGATATAGAAGGATTGCGATCATGCTGTCCAAGCAAGGCATCCATATGAACCACAAGAAGCTCAGGCGACTTTATCGTGAAGAGAAGCTGCAGGTCCGCAAGCGAGGCGGACGCAAACGCGCTCCGGGCACCAGAAAGCCTATTGTCGTGCCCAACTGGGCAAATGAGCGCTGGTCGCTGGATTTTGTCTCCGATGCTTTCACTGACGGGCGCAGGTTCCGAGTGCTGGCAGTCATCGATGACTTCTCCCGAGAATGTCTGGCACTGGTTGCTGACACATCCCTTTCTGGCTATCGGGTGGCCCGAGAACTTGATGAACTGATTAGGCAAAGAGGCAAGCCCAAGACCATCGTCAGCGACAACGGAACGGAATTCACCTCGATGGCAATTCTGAAGTGGTGCCAGGAGAAAGAGATCCATTGGCACTATATTGCACCTGGCAAACCAATGCAGAATGGCCTTGTTGAAAGCTTCAATGGCAGCTTCAGGGACGAGTGCCTGAACGAAACCCTGTTTTCCTCATTGGCGCAGGCCCGGCACGAGATCAAGGCATGGAAGGACGATTACAACACCGAGAGGCCCCATTCTTCTTTGGGTAACCTCACACCAAACGAATATGCGGCTCAATCAGCCTTGAAACTGGCTGCTGCATGA
- a CDS encoding LysR family transcriptional regulator, producing MESKVSFDDLTVLLAVLRDGGFRAAARRLGVAPSKVSTTISRIEAQLGVPVLRRTTRSLHLTDEGKLLVDRVTPLLSAVDAACLEVVNLGGRVRGRLKLNVPGAVMPDILPPLLAEYRLQHPGVEVEIMVENDLVDVVAAGCDAGIRYGSVLEQDMISIPIGPRTQQMALAVAPTYLQKHGMPLEPKDLTAHSAIRYRLKDGPLLPWTLCREGQFMEVKPNNALILSVNAIDTGLRYTRAGMGVIQTFRNWLDEDFANGRLVPVLPDWWPEMDGPRLYYPNRSAPQPLRSFIEICRSAV from the coding sequence ATGGAGAGCAAAGTTTCTTTTGATGATCTAACCGTCCTGCTCGCAGTGCTTCGTGACGGGGGCTTTCGTGCGGCCGCTCGCCGACTTGGTGTTGCACCATCAAAGGTTAGTACGACAATCTCGCGAATTGAGGCGCAGCTTGGTGTGCCGGTTTTGCGTCGCACGACCAGAAGCCTGCATCTCACCGATGAAGGAAAATTGCTTGTGGACCGGGTTACACCGCTCTTGTCTGCCGTGGATGCCGCTTGTCTTGAGGTGGTCAATCTTGGCGGGCGGGTGCGAGGGCGCCTGAAACTGAATGTACCCGGTGCGGTAATGCCAGATATCCTGCCTCCACTTCTTGCCGAATATCGCCTCCAACATCCAGGGGTGGAGGTGGAGATCATGGTCGAAAACGATCTGGTGGATGTCGTAGCCGCTGGTTGTGATGCAGGTATCCGCTATGGCAGCGTTCTGGAACAAGACATGATTTCTATCCCGATCGGTCCTCGCACACAGCAGATGGCATTGGCAGTAGCCCCCACCTATTTGCAGAAACATGGCATGCCTCTTGAACCGAAGGATCTAACGGCACACAGCGCGATCCGGTACCGCCTGAAGGACGGCCCGCTGTTGCCTTGGACGCTGTGCAGAGAGGGGCAGTTCATGGAGGTAAAGCCAAACAATGCCCTCATCTTGAGTGTGAATGCAATTGACACGGGGCTGCGTTACACGAGAGCGGGTATGGGTGTCATTCAGACATTCCGTAACTGGCTGGATGAGGATTTTGCCAACGGCAGGCTGGTGCCGGTTCTTCCAGATTGGTGGCCCGAGATGGATGGACCACGTCTTTACTATCCCAATCGGTCCGCGCCGCAGCCACTGCGCAGCTTTATCGAAATTTGCCGGTCCGCCGTTTAG
- a CDS encoding 50S ribosomal protein L21: protein MFAVIKTGGKQYTVSPEDVLKIEKLEGEAGETVVFDSVLLVGGEGEAQVGAPLVEGASVAAEIVDQGRGRKIIIFKKRRRQNSRRRNGHRQYFTTVKISEILTGGKAPAKAAKKATPAKAEAAPAKAAPVAAAPAGDKDDLKKLKGLGKVMEGKLNELGITTYAQIAAFTAEDIEKAEDAIGAKGRFERDNWIEQAAALAAEK, encoded by the coding sequence ATGTTCGCAGTCATCAAAACCGGTGGTAAGCAGTACACTGTTTCCCCCGAAGACGTACTCAAGATCGAAAAGCTCGAAGGCGAAGCTGGCGAAACCGTCGTATTTGACAGCGTTCTGCTGGTTGGCGGCGAAGGCGAAGCTCAGGTTGGCGCTCCTCTCGTTGAAGGTGCATCTGTAGCTGCAGAGATCGTTGATCAGGGCCGCGGCCGCAAGATCATCATCTTCAAGAAACGTCGCCGTCAGAACTCTCGTCGTCGTAACGGTCATCGTCAGTATTTCACCACCGTCAAGATTTCTGAAATCCTGACTGGCGGCAAAGCACCTGCGAAAGCAGCCAAGAAAGCAACCCCTGCAAAAGCTGAAGCCGCACCGGCTAAAGCTGCTCCGGTTGCCGCTGCACCAGCAGGCGATAAAGACGACCTGAAGAAACTCAAGGGTCTTGGCAAGGTTATGGAAGGCAAACTGAACGAACTGGGCATCACCACATATGCTCAGATCGCAGCCTTCACTGCTGAAGACATCGAAAAAGCTGAAGACGCTATCGGCGCTAAAGGCCGCTTCGAGCGTGATAACTGGATCGAGCAGGCAGCTGCTCTGGCCGCCGAGAAATAA
- a CDS encoding NAD(P)H-binding protein, which produces MNQVLRKGDYNDADSLRSAWDGAARLLLVSSNAAASGGNALAQHETAIAVAKELGVKRLLYTSQVSSNSQSHFPPGRDHAATEAMLAQSGLAWTALRHGFYADSAISMHARGLESRCLTGPEDGKVAWTTHQDLAEVDALFLSGHETHDGPTPPLVGSEALDMGDLARLAGEIVGQSIERCIISEDTMVKTARDHGIPESVIRVMTGYYRAAREGEFAMIDPTLKRLLGREPQRIKDLLARKFG; this is translated from the coding sequence TTGAATCAGGTCCTGAGAAAGGGCGACTACAATGATGCTGACAGTTTGCGCTCTGCTTGGGACGGTGCAGCGCGACTGCTGCTTGTGTCTTCAAATGCAGCTGCATCCGGAGGCAATGCACTGGCCCAACATGAAACAGCCATAGCTGTGGCAAAGGAGTTGGGCGTGAAGCGATTGCTCTATACCAGTCAGGTCTCAAGCAACTCACAATCACACTTCCCTCCGGGCAGAGATCACGCTGCGACCGAGGCAATGCTGGCGCAATCCGGCCTTGCATGGACGGCGTTGCGTCACGGGTTTTATGCTGATAGCGCCATCAGTATGCATGCAAGAGGGCTTGAGAGCCGCTGTCTGACCGGCCCCGAGGACGGCAAGGTTGCCTGGACGACCCACCAAGACCTGGCCGAGGTGGATGCCCTGTTCCTGAGCGGTCACGAAACGCACGACGGCCCAACACCTCCTTTGGTCGGCAGTGAAGCACTCGATATGGGGGATCTTGCACGACTGGCAGGAGAAATCGTCGGCCAATCCATAGAGCGCTGCATCATTAGCGAAGACACTATGGTCAAGACTGCGCGGGATCATGGGATTCCGGAAAGCGTCATTAGAGTTATGACGGGCTATTATCGCGCTGCCCGGGAGGGAGAATTCGCGATGATTGATCCAACCTTGAAAAGACTATTGGGGCGAGAGCCCCAGCGCATCAAAGATCTTCTTGCCCGAAAATTCGGATAG
- a CDS encoding MAPEG family protein produces MTISLFTPYAASFWAVYALLVMVFVQALVAAVAHRAQKSYVPGIVDEKLGPESFVFRSNRAFMNSIENVPFMIGLVLLAVMSGFDAWWLALLSWIYVLGRLAHMVTYYLVATRKNPSLRSYFFIVCVLVQLVLLVMLGVSWL; encoded by the coding sequence ATGACGATTTCGCTTTTTACGCCCTATGCTGCAAGCTTTTGGGCAGTTTATGCATTGCTGGTTATGGTTTTTGTTCAGGCATTGGTTGCCGCTGTCGCCCATAGAGCACAAAAATCATATGTTCCCGGGATCGTAGACGAAAAACTGGGGCCTGAATCCTTTGTGTTTCGCAGCAACCGAGCTTTCATGAACTCGATCGAGAATGTTCCCTTCATGATCGGGTTGGTTCTTTTGGCGGTGATGTCGGGTTTTGATGCCTGGTGGTTAGCGTTGCTGAGCTGGATCTATGTTTTGGGAAGACTGGCTCATATGGTCACCTACTATTTGGTGGCCACGCGAAAGAATCCCAGTTTGCGAAGCTACTTTTTCATTGTTTGCGTTCTTGTTCAGCTTGTTTTGCTTGTTATGCTTGGAGTTTCCTGGTTGTAG
- a CDS encoding IS3 family transposase (programmed frameshift), which produces MGRTKSEEFRQEAVRIALTSGLTRKQVASDLGVGLSTLNKWVTTHKTTSDVTSEDLELAKENERLRREIRILKEERDILKKGNGVLREPKVMRFRFIEEHRNIFSITRLCQVMEVSTRGFRAFCKRPASQRQRTDMIVLAHIKEQSRLSLGSYGRPRMTEELKELGLNVGHRRVGRLMRENGICVKRTRKYKATTDSNHGFNVAPNLLNRDFFADRPNQKWAGDISYIWTREGWLYLAVILDLHSRRVVGWAVSNRMKRDLAIRALNMAIALRRPPEGCIHQSDRGSQYCSHDYQKILRQHGFTPSMSGKGNCYDNAAVETFFKTIKAELIWRKSWQTRRQAEVAIFEYINGFYNPRRKHSALGWKSPLAFERKAA; this is translated from the exons ATGGGACGAACCAAAAGCGAAGAATTTCGACAAGAAGCGGTGCGTATTGCACTGACCAGCGGCCTCACACGCAAGCAGGTTGCCTCTGACCTAGGCGTAGGCCTGTCGACGTTGAATAAATGGGTGACCACCCACAAAACCACGAGTGACGTGACGAGCGAGGATCTGGAACTAGCCAAGGAGAATGAACGCCTTCGACGAGAGATCCGTATCCTCAAGGAGGAGCGGGACATTCTAAAAAAGG GCAACGGTGTTCTTCGCGAGCCAAAAGTCATGAGGTTCAGATTTATCGAAGAACACCGGAATATCTTCTCTATCACACGGCTTTGTCAGGTGATGGAAGTCAGCACCAGGGGCTTTCGTGCTTTCTGCAAGCGCCCTGCCAGCCAAAGGCAACGAACAGATATGATTGTTCTGGCCCATATCAAGGAGCAGTCGCGCCTCAGTCTTGGCAGTTATGGCCGTCCACGCATGACAGAAGAATTGAAGGAACTTGGTCTGAATGTTGGCCATCGGCGCGTTGGTCGCCTGATGCGGGAGAATGGCATTTGTGTGAAGCGCACCCGCAAATACAAAGCCACAACTGACAGTAATCATGGCTTCAATGTTGCGCCCAACCTTCTGAACCGGGACTTCTTTGCCGATAGACCCAACCAGAAGTGGGCTGGCGACATCAGCTATATCTGGACCCGCGAGGGATGGCTGTATCTGGCGGTGATCCTGGATCTTCACTCTCGCCGAGTGGTCGGCTGGGCTGTCAGCAACCGCATGAAACGGGATTTAGCGATCCGTGCACTGAATATGGCAATTGCTTTGCGACGTCCTCCCGAAGGCTGCATTCACCAATCTGACCGAGGCAGTCAGTATTGCTCACATGACTATCAGAAAATCCTACGCCAGCATGGCTTCACGCCATCAATGAGTGGCAAGGGAAATTGTTATGACAATGCGGCAGTGGAGACATTCTTCAAGACGATCAAGGCCGAATTGATCTGGAGGAAAAGCTGGCAAACAAGACGGCAGGCGGAGGTCGCAATTTTTGAGTATATCAACGGTTTCTACAATCCGCGTAGAAAACACTCAGCTCTCGGCTGGAAAAGCCCCTTGGCTTTCGAGAGAAAAGCAGCCTAA
- a CDS encoding IS5 family transposase: MAWNDIARCQYNRDKLRYPTDLTDGEWKIIEPLLPPAKTGGRPRTTNLREVVNAILYIAGSGCQWRMLPKEFPPLSTVRGYFYCWRNDGLWQTINHLLVMSCRELEGHEASPTAGVIDSQSVKTTESGGIRGYDAGKKINGRKRHIVTDTIGLMLVVQVHSAAIQDRDGAPDLLKAIRYRFPWLRLVFADGGYAGDKLKSAIAGHGNWKVRIIKRSDTAKGFQLLPRRWVVERTFAWLGRCRRLAKDWERSIPSSTAWTYIASIRTMVRRLATYCYL, encoded by the coding sequence ATGGCCTGGAATGATATCGCCCGCTGCCAGTATAATCGGGATAAGCTGCGCTATCCAACCGATTTGACTGATGGAGAATGGAAAATTATAGAACCGCTTCTGCCTCCAGCAAAGACTGGCGGCCGTCCTCGAACGACCAATCTTCGCGAAGTGGTCAATGCAATCCTGTATATCGCGGGAAGTGGTTGCCAATGGCGTATGTTGCCCAAGGAATTTCCGCCTTTGTCGACCGTGCGCGGCTATTTCTATTGCTGGCGAAATGACGGGCTGTGGCAAACCATCAACCATTTGCTTGTAATGAGTTGCCGCGAACTGGAAGGTCATGAGGCCAGCCCGACGGCTGGAGTAATTGATAGCCAGAGCGTAAAAACGACAGAAAGCGGCGGCATTCGTGGCTATGATGCAGGAAAAAAGATCAATGGTCGGAAACGGCACATCGTAACCGACACCATCGGCCTGATGCTTGTCGTGCAGGTGCATTCCGCCGCCATACAGGATCGTGATGGAGCTCCAGATCTGCTCAAGGCCATCCGTTACCGCTTCCCGTGGCTACGCCTCGTATTCGCCGACGGTGGCTATGCCGGAGATAAACTCAAAAGTGCCATTGCTGGTCATGGCAACTGGAAAGTTCGGATCATTAAGCGTTCCGACACAGCGAAGGGATTCCAACTGCTCCCCAGACGCTGGGTCGTCGAACGAACATTTGCTTGGCTTGGACGCTGCAGGAGATTGGCGAAGGACTGGGAAAGATCAATCCCAAGCTCAACGGCTTGGACCTATATTGCAAGTATCCGCACCATGGTTAGAAGGCTCGCAACATATTGTTATCTTTGA